The Punica granatum isolate Tunisia-2019 chromosome 4, ASM765513v2, whole genome shotgun sequence genome has a window encoding:
- the LOC116204398 gene encoding omega-hydroxypalmitate O-feruloyl transferase-like, whose translation MPKYPYDDFVEITDLSDMELLYQKEKNISKMLTFDANELAVIKKMAMADERLQTCSMFSALATLVWEAEARSKFKEPLPKNYFCNLVTTTCCLTTAGELAELPISYTVKHIRKACGLVDGDYVWSRMDYIDLYRPSLTSTGIPVISSWTCLAYGCSNFEWGDPTQFGCRDLSRAFCLLQPEGGKGIAVTLALPESGMNTFQKLINEV comes from the exons ATGCCCAAGTACCCGTACGACGACTTTGTTGAGATCACAGATTTATCGGACATGGAGTTGTTGTACCAGAAGGAGAAGAACATAAGCAAGATGCTCACCTTCGACGCCAACGAGCTCGCCGTCATCAAGAAGATGGCCATGGCCGATGAGAGACTACAAACCTGCAGCATGTTCTCGGCCCTCGCTACCCTGGTGTGGGAGGCTGAAGCAAG GTCAAAATTCAAAGAACCACTCCCCAAGAATTACTTTTGCAACCTCGTGACGACCACCTGCTGCCTCACCACGGCTGGCGAGCTGGCAGAACTGCCGATCTCATACACAGTGAAGCACATCCGAAAGGCATGTGGGCTAGTGGACGGGGACTACGTATGGTCAAGGATGGACTACATCGACCTCTACAGGCCGTCGCTGACCTCAACGGGCATACCTGTGATTAGCTCATGGACCTGCCTGGCTTATGGGTGCAGCAACTTCGAGTGGGGTGACCCTACCCAATTTGGATGCAGGGACCTGTCGAGGGCATTTTGCTTGCTCCAGCCCGAGGGCGGGAAGGGCATCGCTGTAACGTTGGCCCTCCCAGAGTCCGGCATGAACACCTTCCAGAAGTTGATTAATGAAGTGTAA
- the LOC116205065 gene encoding squamosa promoter-binding-like protein 1, with protein sequence MEARIEAEAHHYYGMASVGKRSLEWNLNDWKWDGDLFIARPLNPVPSDYLGQQFFPLGNGIPTAGNSSNSSSSCSDEANLGFENGKRELEKRRRVIVVEHDNLDDKANGLTLKLGEQGYPIAEREAGIWEGNSGKKAKVVGGSASRAVCQVEDCGADLSNAKDYHRRHKVCEMHSKASRALVGNIMQRFCQQCSRFHALQEFDEGKRSCRRRLAGHNKRRRKTNPDAAATANPLNDDQASGYLLISLLKILSNMHTNPSKQSADQDLLTHLLRSLASNQIGGKNISGLLQESQNIASGGASLCKSEAIPAVVSKGLEGPSRSPKLPQAQPTPCDLNGVQSYTEGRNPTGRQSKLNKFDLNDVYVDSDDGLEDLERSPVPANPRTDSLDCPSWMQQESHQSSPPQTSGTSDSASALSPSSSSGDTQSRTDRIVFKLFGKEPNDFPLLVRAQIFDWLSHSPTDIESYIRPGCVILTIYLRQCEDAWEELSDDLGSSLSRLIDVSEDSFWKTGWMYIRVQHQMAFIYNGQLVLDTLLPSRSINHSNIVSVRPIAVSASEKTQFLVKGFNLCNPSSRLLCALEGKYLLQEATQDLLDEDNISEHDELRSVKFSCSIPAVTGRGFIEIEDRGLPGSFFPFIVAEADVCSEIRTLEGALELIGTDSDIEGTTEIQAKDQVLEFINEMGWILHRSGLRSRLGQLDPNTELFSFRRFRWLVEFSMDHDWCAVVKKLLDILFDGIVGAGEHPKLYLAVLEMGLVHRAVRRNCKPLVELLLRYIPQWVSDNVASELRLLSDGKCQIFLFRPDAVGPAGLTPLHIAAGKDGSEDVLDALTDDPGMVGVEAWKNARDSTGSTPEDYARLRGHYSYIHLVQRKLNRRALPPQASHVVLDIPDSSNAQQSHSKDTTTTSSFEIGKIESSWKPGHRNSCRMCGQKLAYGIGGRSLLYRPAMLSMVAIAAVCVCVALLFKSSPEVLYVFRPFRWELLEYGAS encoded by the exons ATGGAGGCTAGGATTGAGGCGGAGGCTCATCACTATTACGGCATGGCCTCGGTTGGGAAGAGGAGTTTGGAGTGGAACTTGAATGACTGGAAGTGGGATGGAGATCTGTTCATTGCTCGACCTTTGAATCCAGTCCCGTCGGATTATCTCGGCCAGCAATTTTTCCCGCTAGGAAATGGGATTCCAACCGCCGGGAACTCCTCCAACAGCTCGTCCTCGTGTTCGGACGAAGCTAATCTCGGGTTTGAGAATGGAAAGAGGGAGCTGGAGAAGCGCAGGAGGGTTATTGTGGTTGAGCATGATAATTTGGATGACAAAGCCAACGGCCTTACTCTGAAGCTTGGTGAGCAAGGTTATCCAATTGCCGAAAGAGAGGCTGGAATTTGGGAAGGGAATAGTGGAAAGAAGGCTAAAGTAGTCGGGGGTTCAGCAAGTCGTGCAGTTTGTCAGGTAGAAGACTGCGGGGCTGATCTGAGCAATGCGAAGGACTACCATAGACGGCATAAGGTGTGCGAGATGCATTCAAAAGCCAGCAGAGCCCTTGTGGGAAACATCATGCAGCGGTTTTGTCAGCAGTGTAGTCG GTTCCATGCCCTTCAAGAATTTGACGAAGGAAAGAGAAGTTGCCGCAGACGTCTAGCTGGACAtaacaaaagaagaaggaaaactAATCCTGATGCAGCTGCTACTGCAAATCCACTCAATGATGACCAGGCTAGTGGTTATCTGTTAATAAGTCTACTGAAGATACTCTCCAACATGCACA CAAATCCATCGAAACAATCAGCAGATCAGGATCTTTTAACTCATCTTTTGAGAAGCCTTGCCAGCAACCAAATTGGGGGTAAGAATATCTCTGGCCTTTTGCAGGAGTCGCAAAATATTGCCAGTGGTGGAGCCTCTCTCTGTAAATCAGAAGCAATTCCTGCTGTGGTCTCGAAGGGCCTTGAAGGACCCTCAAGATCTCCAAAGCTGCCACAAGCACAGCCCACACCTTGCGATTTGAATGGTGTTCAAAGCTACACGGAAGGCCGAAATCCAACAGGAAGGCAGAGCAAGCTGAACAAATTTGATCTCAATGATGTGTATGTTGACTCAGATGATGGCTTAGAGGACTTGGAGAGATCACCTGTCCCTGCAAATCCAAGGACCGATTCTCTTGACTGCCCTTCATGGATGCAACAGGAATCTCATCAGTCAAGCCCACCTCAGACAAGTGGAACTTCAGATTCAGCATCTGCACTGTCACCTTCTAGTTCAAGTGGAGACACTCAG AGCCGTACTGACAGGATTGTCTTCAAATTATTTGGAAAAGAACCAAATGACTTTCCTCTTCTTGTACGGGCACAG ATCTTTGACTGGTTATCTCACAGTCCTACGGACATTGAGAGCTACATTAGACCTGGATGCGTTATTCTCACAATATATCTTCGTCAGTGTGAGGATGCCTGGGAAGAG TTGTCTGATGATCTGGGTTCTAGTCTGAGTAGGCTTATCGATGTCTCAGAGGACAGTTTCTGGAAGACTGGGTGGATGTACATAAGAGTGCAGCACCAAATGGCTTTCATTTACAATG GTCAGCTTGTTCTAGACACATTATTGCCATCCAGAAGCATCAACCACAGTAATATTGTTAGTGTCAGGCCCATTGCTGTATCTGCTTCTGAGAAAACCCAGTTTCTCGTCAAGGGATTTAACCTATGCAATCCTTCATCAAG ACTTCTCTGTGCATTGGAAGGAAAGTATCTGCTTCAAGAAGCAACTCAAGACTTGTTAGATGAAGACAATATTTCAGAACATGATGAGCTCCGGTCTGTCAAATTTTCCTGCTCTATCCCGGCAGTAACTGGAAGAGGGTTTATTGAG ATTGAAGATCGTGGTCTCCCTGGAAGCTTCTTTCCTTTCATAGTCGCAGAAGCTGATGTTTGTTCAGAGATCCGTACACTAGAAGGTGCACTAGAGTTGATCGGAACCGATTCAGATATTGAGGGAACCACAGAAATTCAGGCCAAAGATCAGGTCCTGGagttcataaatgaaatgGGTTGGATCCTTCACAGAAGTGGATTGAGATCTAGACTCGGCCAGTTGGATCCAAATACAGAACTCTTTTCTTTCAGAAGGTTCAGGTGGCTCGTGGAGTTCTCGATGGACCACGATTGGTGCGCTGTAGTAAAGAAACTATTAGACATTCTATTCGATGGAATTGTTGGAGCAGGAGAGCACCCTAAATTGTATCTTGCTGTGCTAGAGATGGGTCTTGTCCACAGAGCTGTAAGGAGAAACTGTAAGCCTCTAGTGGAGCTCCTCCTGAGATACATTCCTCAGTGGGTTTCGGACAATGTTGCATCTGAGCTGAGGCTGCTAAGTGATGGGAAATGCCAGATTTTCCTCTTCAGACCTGATGCTGTGGGCCCCGCTGGTCTGACCCCTCTCCATATTGCAGCTGGTAAAGATGGTTCAGAAGATGTACTTGATGCTTTGACCGATGATCCTGGAATG GTCGGGGTCGAGGCGTGGAAGAATGCTCGCGATAGTACCGGGTCCACCCCCGAGGACTATGCGCGTCTCCGTGGCCACTACTCATACATCCACCTCGTCCAGCGGAAACTCAACAGAAGGGCGCTGCCACCACAGGCTTCCCATGTGGTTCTCGACATCCCCGACTCAAGCAATGCCCAGCAGAGCCATAGTAAAGACACCACCACCACGAGCAGCTTCGAGATAGGGAAGATTGAGTCGAGCTGGAAGCCAGGGCACAGGAACAGCTGCAGGATGTGCGGCCAGAAGCTTGCCTACGGGATCGGGGGCAGGTCGCTCCTGTACAGGCCTGCGATGCTATCGATGGTGGCGATTGCTGCAGTCTGCGTGTGCGTGGCTCTCCTGTTCAAGAGTTCCCCGGAGGTGCTTTACGTGTTCCGGCCCTTCAGGTGGGAATTGCTGGAGTACGGAGCCAGTTAA
- the LOC116205069 gene encoding omega-hydroxypalmitate O-feruloyl transferase-like, whose protein sequence is MDSIEGLMEGLTINGGVMTIKKLPPVLVNPESETPGGFYFLSSLDQAIPFPMQTIYAFRTSSETTADVLKQSLAKVLVHYYPLTGSMTLDPAGRFIVECNKRGVPFVEAIADGTIDMLGELRKPNDDTTRKLIYIDPSIKNFMEIPLLSAQVTKFKCGGFTLGIAISHSVVDGVSGMNFINSWAEIARGLTPSVIPFHDRTLLKTRVPPVPKAPYDDFVQIADVSDMESLYQKERNISKMFIFEANKLATIKKMAMADGRLQACSTFSALAAVVWQVRSKALNMKPAQLTKLRILVDLRSKFKERPLPKNYFGNLVTTNCCLTTAGELAEQPISYTVEQIRKACDLVDEDYVWSRIDYVDLYRPPLASTGTLVISSWTRMAYGCSDFGWGDPTQFGCGDLARELCVFQPEGEKGVAVMMALPESAMNTFQKLIDQV, encoded by the exons ATGGATTCGATTGAAGGATTGATGGAGGGATTAACCATCAATGGCGGCGTGATGACGATTAAGAAGTTGCCACCGGTGCTGGTGAACCCAGAGTCGGAAACTCCCGGGGGATTCTACTTCTTGTCGAGCCTGGACCAGGCCATCCCATTCCCGATGCAGACCATCTATGCCTTTAGGACCAGCAGCGAGACCACGGCCGACGTCCTGAAGCAGTCTCTAGCGAAGGTCCTCGTACACTACTACCCGCTCACGGGGTCCATGACCCTCGATCCAGCAGGTCGGTTCATCGTGGAGTGCAACAAGAGGGGTGTCCCCTTCGTCGAGGCTATCGCAGACGGAACCATCGACATGCTCGGCGAACTCCGGAAGCCCAACGATGACACTACACGAAAGCTAATCTATATCGACCCATCCATAAAGAATTTTATGGAGATTCCATTATTGTCTGCCCAG gtgacCAAGTTCAAATGTGGAGGATTCACTCTGGGGATAGCAATCAGTCACTCGGTGGTGGACGGCGTGTCGGGGATGAACTTCATTAACTCGTGGGCGGAGATAGCCCGAGGTCTAACCCCGTCAGTCATCCCTTTCCATGACCGCACTTTGCTCAAGACTAGGGTTCCACCTGTACCCAAGGCCCCATACGACGACTTTGTTCAGATCGCAGACGTGTCGGATATGGAGTCATTGTACCAAAAGGAGAGGAACATAAGCAAGATGTTCATCTTTGAAGCGAACAAGCTTGCCACCATCAAGAAGATGGCCATGGCCGATGGGAGACTGCAGGCGTGCAGCACCTTCTCGGCCCTCGCTGCCGTGGTTTGGCAGGTTCGGAGCAAGGCCCTCAACATGAAGCCCGCTCAACTCACCAAGCTCAGGATTCTGGTCGATCTCAG GTCAAAGTTCAAGGAACGGCCACTGCCAAAGAACTACTTCGGCAACCTTGTGACCACCAACTGCTGCCTCACCACGGCCGGCGAGCTGGCAGAGCAGCCGATCTCGTACACGGTGGAGCAGATCCGGAAGGCGTGCGATCTGGTGGATGAGGACTACGTGTGGTCGAGGATCGACTACGTCGACCTCTATAGGCCGCCATTGGCCTCGACAGGCACCCTCGTGATCAGCTCGTGGACCCGTATGGCGTATGGGTGCAGTGACTTTGGGTGGGGCGACCCTACCCAGTTTGGGTGTGGGGACTTGGCGAGGGAGTTGTGTGTGTTCCAGCCCGAGGGCGAGAAGGGTGTCGCGGTCATGATGGCCCTCCCGGAGTCCGCCATGAACACCTTCCAAAAGCTGATTGATCAAGTCTAA
- the LOC116205071 gene encoding S-adenosylmethionine synthase 2 has translation METFLFTSESVNEGHPDKLCDQISDAVLDACLAQDPDSKVACETCTKTNMVMVFGEITTKANADYEKIVRDTCREIGFVSDDVGLDADKCKVLVNIEQQSPDIAQGVHGHLTKRPEEIGAGDQGHMFGYATDETPELMPLSHVLATKLGARLTEVRKSGTCPWLRPDGKTQVTVEYYNDNGAMVPVRVHTVLISTQHDETVTNDEIAADLKEHVIKPVIPEKYLDEKTIFHLNPSGRFVIGGPHGDAGLTGRKIIIDTYGGWGAHGGGAFSGKDPTKVDRSGAYIVRQAAKSIVASGLARRCIVQVSYAIGVPEPLSVFVDTYGTGKIPDKEILKIVMENFDFRPGMIAINLDLKRGGNSRFLKTAAYGHFGRDDPDFTWEVVKPLKSDKPQA, from the exons ATGGAGACCTTCCTATTCACTTCCGAGTCCGTGAACGAGGGCCACCCCGACAAGCTCTGCGACCAAATCTCAGATGCGGTCCTCGATGCCTGCCTCGCTCAGGACCCTGACAGCAAGGTTGCGTGCGAGACCTGTACTAAGACCAACATGGTCATGGTGTTTGGGGAGATCACCACCAAGGCCAACGCAGACTATGAGAAGATTGTTCGCGACACGTGCCGTGAGATCGGGTTTGTGTCTGATGATGTGGGCCTCGATGCCGACAAGTGCAAGGTCCTCGTCAACATCGAGCAGCAGAGCCCTGACATTGCACAGGGTGTCCATGGCCACCTCACCAAGCGGCCGGAGGAGATAGGTGCTGGCGATCAGGGCCACATGTTTGG GTATGCAACTGATGAGACCCCTGAGTTGATGCCTCTGAGCCACGTGCTGGCGACTAAGCTCGGGGCCCGCCTCACTGAGGTCAGGAAGAGCGGGACGTGCCCTTGGCTCAGACCCGATGGGAAGACCCAGGTCACCGTGGAGTATTATAATGATAATGGGGCCATGGTCCCTGTCCGGGTGCACACTGTACTCATCTCAACCCAACACGATGAGACTGTCACGAACGATGAGATTGCTGCTGATCTCAAGGAACACGTGATCAAGCCCGTCATCCCCGAGAAGTACTTGGATGAGAAGACCATCTTCCACCTCAACCCGTCAGGCCGGTTCGTTATTGGGGGACCCCATGGCGATGCAGGTCTCACTGGCCGTAAGATCATTATTGACACTTATGGTGGATGGGGAGCCCACGGAGGCGGGGCATTCTCCGGTAAGGACCCAACTAAAGTCGACCGAAGTGGGGCCTACATAGTCAGGCAGGCCGCCAAGAGTATTGTCGCGAGTGGGCTTGCCCGGAGGTGCATCGTGCAGGTCTCCTATGCCATTGGAGTGCCCGAGCCTCTGTCTGTATTCGTGGACACTTACGGGACCGGGAAGATTCCTGACAAGGAAATCCTCAAGATTGTCATGGAGAACTTCGACTTCAGGCCGGGAATGATCGCTATAAACCTTGATCTCAAGAGAGGCGGGAACAGCAGGTTCCTCAAAACTGCTGCTTACGGGCATTTCGGAAGGGACGACCCGGACTTCACCTGGGAGGTCGTGAAGCCGCTCAAGTCAGACAAGCCTCAAGCTTAA